A window of the Besnoitia besnoiti strain Bb-Ger1 chromosome VI, whole genome shotgun sequence genome harbors these coding sequences:
- a CDS encoding hypothetical protein (encoded by transcript BESB_065480), translating to MEAAADVQQVSGRGAGGKAFAQEAARLENGEEECQEGGREGERRRECDGCVSTGESERDETETRGDEEDDPGDEGKEDRFRGLKNVRVAGHAARAGKASGPRGEANDAASLRRDTGEEDDGPGDAQRRHGSGVVDSSARREGAVFAMPRAVVRGPERSVETGEDRYRLETTGRQSSRVGLSPHHCPSPSGSLTPPGLSLFAPLSPSFLTSSSSGGAFPRAGPSSSPSVSPPPASQALLQPPVQESLMAASATLLVHRESREAFSLSLLSSSAPPTSRLESFSRVAPTSPSAAVAQCAGGAATESVGGPRSVSRLSLSSSVFSMQPSVYAHAPVVSPTGARRCQSASSLHAPPPFRRASRESSPSSRLSRGEARAVGPSSSSASSACSPSSPLPVSPRAVPSPLSGDRGSLSPAASSPGALRQAAALLAGLRRELTCSICLELLQLPATVDCGHTFCRYCISHTKMHRRACPLCRQPLGFSSLSINTVLANLLNTLGLRRARRRPLVDAKSPACEDVPRRAAGAEGADGARREEEPRTQEGAKVAVGEERRRTESGDAAASADERDRARSGSVAGESVALSGRLRVPRSGDEAANAPATVSVAHADASEKVIAVRWPTAAWWSERCIKPKVAMSLVLRLLLRDLGEESVVFFDDLVGCVAEEFDRRRLWSAEKWLFTPQDLETFCRLVGFDRADRRASQERVRLWVEDYVAAVPRICFRRIIADPLAGGREGRILMRVLPDRQHKIDARVVDSLSIQHSLPWDLGRHQHSMIHIPHSSVSLSHLQLIRHPTAKDQLAVLDLGSTIGTMLMIGGSHVLEAGDIIHVGDRVEISVEIVPARLLRRLERRRGRRGATGDRAGLTGTPAGVACASHGEGLAPPSSQGDAGENDTEGAPREDDATATSARHGEAGGRDGSSFARGREGADESPGDSAGAAPGSASPSSAREGESAQARGRDGEAGSSLQTRFDPRPRASSDANGVTPAPRRRAKGGRSPTATAEKARLLQLVKDLPSNPYLWTRWSAARQACVLAPRPGASGPPGATDANSEPHAPLASSRQSESEATPLRRGGHQPFAVRDPLPASCLLSSGGAPRARHTHEDPRSARAASAGSLGPARGRGRRCRSLRVAPSLGVASQAPFCSSSAGSLSPFPACSTAAVSSRPFPERACRARRRRGASSPRSGDDEGHEARRAGTCEEAPEEEGVALACGCRRFQRDAERRGRSAPAGTSRAADAFPWGGEGRTEREHAECARAGADTEASALRDRLELWTQRPAESPVRPPSAPPVDVSTLAAGCFVAQGVDSKESKESGCDQEERGRARAALPRAGEVEGACEEAPGRHAQGDAARESTRHGTGEYRARARDAARAFDAHAAEFEPYDGEDDGSDNAHLLTDGESSEDDDWGDAAQPETEPLESFLLLRITDWSNPGTPTKTVAAASASPSPAGLASASEPTGGSDPRVAAAPAAGPELPGASAEGCRSREAHDGADRDREKDAQGESASEGASFLQRGYAEWIAPTGVVLGRGPHNPLRGFRKIAVTATNGYISRLHCLIFYDGSRPPLQRWILKDVSTLGTYIRLKPFKPCVCPLSPKTILKVGQCKVELSLRGAASAAMPAPAPAHAAVVHGAGFSSTLRGSGLLQSVPAFPTSLSPSSLAASLASSPFSASSFPSSLSSSFTAFFSAAALAPPGSASSAVAAAGVAAVAAGALSAVAGRTHAPASSAASGSSANHQGSQDRASVAAPPSSSSTSFSPAQLDHLLSRGCFSSQPASAAPGGASVGRLTTVHAVSLPLSSFPSPASPSVVSASLAHSSLSSSVPGDEASRNPRASSLEDLLAADARATPSAWLQQTRQSDSEICAGGPPAQPAPPSPPAPSVGPAVATSELVPQTACADGRESSQFADGGERPVDGSISRVAESAANSRLWHPSTVAASAATPALVSAVSSSASCPFSPVLDPRASAAGQQQATGASSRLAGSPAPGSGGAVAWTGTRDAPDDVARPLFSSQAPGVPQPNARDGADCGSFLSLVVLRDAPQLPTGRGRGGDTGGVQHAAESLMASQNWCGSGGHACSTHHHTPSAGPPPEPAVGHSAPLHARACADHGSNVATSLSSPSPAALSPLSSRAASIPSVSTAASRSPALQMLRRLALPVQPAGGAREHRSAAERSLGASGSSPAYAGTTPQIVSAAGGAHLRGSPAAAFDPPVPTSLPAPSVVPPQQALAFLSRALSSRARHGPQGAPGKCLSPRPSAACSRSRDLSPRAWPSAPAAPPVSVWRPLPPPLESGLHAGGERPVLARPECLTTPVWAPAAAEGRRQWATGGEAWAAGGPGGACCRVGERACASAEPIPTHRGGQRSECAAMPRPAPRAAGGVGARNEPGEMGRRAQPHRNASPRILTLGICRSASAACATSLGGWSPGRSRPAGPAVGGASRASPLFRGPRVARARAQRRRSHWGDSRSAQPPQVSSGESQFSVESAAPGPPRFQALSGSHPRDQVDRCLQEQVLQQCQQRPVTHASLPRVESAAAPTSSDFVLAGGVGAPPAGNDADGFRLASAPAGERVHFIGNGVE from the exons atggaggctgccgcggacgTGCAGCAGGTCTCGGGGCGCGGTGCTGGAGGAAAGGCGTTCGCCCAAGAGGCTGCCCGACTCGAGAACGGTGAGGAAGAATGCCAGGAGGGCGgtcgagagggagagaggaggcgcgagtgcGACGGCTGCGTGAGCACGGGCGAGAGCGAACGCGACGAGACGGAGActcgcggagacgaagaagacgatcCGGGGGACGAGGGGAAGGAGGACAGATTTCGAGGCCTGAAGAACGTCCGGGTCGCGGGacacgcggcgcgtgcgggaAAAGCGAgcgggccgcgcggcgaggcgaatgACGCCGCGTCATTGCGCAGGGACacgggagaggaggacgacgggcCAGGCgatgcgcagaggcgacatGGCAGCGGCGTTGTCGACagctccgctcgccgcgagggtGCAGTGTTTGCCATGCCGCGGGCGGTGGTGAGGGGCCCTGAGAGATCGGTGGAGACGGGAGAAGACAGGTACCGACTCGAGACCACGGGACGGCAGAGCTCTCGGGTCGGGCTTTCGCCTCATCACTGTCCGTCACCGTCGGGCTCTCTCACGCCGCCaggcctctccctcttcgctcCGTTGTCGCCGTCGTTTCTcacgtcttcttcctcgggcGGTGCTTTTCCGCGAGCTgggccttcttcttcgccttcggttTCGCCCCCGCCAGCATCACAGGCGCTTCTCCAGCCGCCTGTGCAGGAATCCCTCATGGCCGCGTCGGCCACCCTTCTCGTGCACAGGGAAAGCCGTGAAGccttttcgctctctcttctctcctcttctgcgccgccaaCCTCCCGTCTGGAGAGCTTCTCCCGCGTTGCTCCgacctcgccttctgctgctgtcgctcagtgcgcgggaggcgccgccaccgAGAGCGTAGGGGGGCCGAGAAGCGTCTCTCGTTTGTCTCTCAGCTCGTCTGTTTTCTCCATGCAACCTTCTGTCTACGCGCATGCACCCGTCGTGTCTCCAactggcgcgcgccgctgccagtctgcgtcctctctgcatgcgcctcctccgtttcgtcgcgcgtctcgagagtcgtctccttcctcgcgttTGTCGCGTGGTGAGGCTCGCGCGGTGgggccttcgtcttcctccgcttcgtccgcttgctctccgtcctctccgctgcctgTCTCCCCGCGCGCGGTCCCTTCCCCTTTGTCGGGCGACCGCGGCTCGCTCAGTCCGGCAGCGTCGAGTCCGGGGGCGCTGCGtcaggccgccgccctgctggcgggtctgcggcgcgagctcaCGTGCTCCATTTGCCTCGAGCTTCTCCAGCTGCCGGCGACTGTCGACTGTGGTCACACGTTTTGCCGCTACTGCATTAGCCACACGAAGATGCAtcgccgcgcctgtccgTTGTGTCGCCAGCCTCTGGGCTTTTCCTCCCTCAGCATCAACACGGTGCTGGCGAACCTCCTCAACACCCTCGGGCTCCGCAGAGCCCGCCGAAGGCCCCTCGTCGACGCGAAGTCACCGGCGTGCGAAGACGTCCCCCGCagggccgcgggcgcggagggcgccgacggcgcgcggagagaagaggagccgCGGACACAGGAGGGCGCGAAAGTGGCGGTcggcgaagagcggcggcgaacggagagcggcgacgccgcggcgtctgcagatgAACGTGACAGGgcgcgaagcggaagcgTGGCTGGAGAgagcgtcgctctctctgggAGGCTGCGGGTGCCGCGGAGTGGGGATGAGGCTGCAAACGCGCCAGCGACAGTCTCCgtggcgcacgcagacgcgagcgagaaggtCATCGCCGTGCGGTGGCCTACGGCGGCCTGGTGGTCCGAAAGGTGCATCAAGCCGAAGGTCGCCATGTCCCTTgtcctccgcctgctgctcagAGACctcggcgaagagagcgtTGTGTTCTTCGATGACCTTGTCGGATGCGTCGCGGAGGAGTTCGACCGACGCCGCCTCTGGTCCGCCGAAAAATG GCTCTTCACGCCGCAAGATTTGGAGACgttctgccgcctcgtcggcttCGATCGCGCAGACCGAA GAGCCTCTCAGGAACGCGTGCGGCTGTGGGTGGAGGACTACGTCGCTGCTGTTCCGCGGATTTGCTTCCGGCGCATCATTGCCGAccctctcgcaggcggccgcgaaggcagaATCCTCATGCGCGTTCTGCCAGACCGCCAGCACAAGATCGACGCGCGGGTCGTCGATTCTCTCTCGATTCAG CACTCGCTGCCGTGGGACCTCGGTCGGCATCAGCACTCCATGATTCACATCCCGCACTCGTCGGTGTCGCTCTCGCACCTTCAACTGATTCGCCATCCAACTGCGAAAGATCAACTAGCTGTCCTGGACCTGGGCTCGACTATTGGAACGATGCTCAT GATTGGAGGCTCGCACGTGCTGGAGGCCGGCGACATCATTCACGTCGGCGACCGCGTGGAAATCTCCGTCGAGATCGTCCCTGCGCGACTGCTCAGGCGactcgagaggcgccgcgggaggcgaggcgccacgGGCGATCGTGCGGGTTTGACAGGGACGCCTGCTGGCGTGGCCTGTGCCTCGCACGGCGAAGGCCTTGCACCTCCCAGCAGtcagggcgacgcaggcgaaaaCGACaccgaaggcgcgccgcgagaggacgacgcgaccgcgacgTCCGCGCGACATGGGGAGGCAGGTGGtcgcgacggcagcagcttcgcacgaggccgcgaaggtGCTGATGAATCACCCGGCGATTCTGCGGGCGCAGCCCCGGGGTcagcctcgccctcgtcggcgcgggAAGGGGAGAGCGCGcaagcgcgcggacgcgacggcgaggccggctCATCCCTGCAGACGCGGTTCGACCCTCGCCCCCGCGCCTCTAGCGACGCGAACGGCgtgacgcccgcgccgcgaaggcgcgcgaagggAGGCCgttcgccgacggcgacggccgagAAGGCacgcctcctgcagctggTGAAGGATCTGCCGAGCAATCCGTACCTCTggacgcgctggagcgccgcgcgccaggccTGCGTGTTGGCGCCCCGCCCAGGCGCCTCGGGGCCTCCGggcgcgacagacgcgaaCTCGGAGCCCCATGCCCCCCTGGCGAGCAGCCGGCAGTCggaaagcgaggcgacgccgctgcggcgggggggaCACCAGCCCTTCGCGGTGCGCGACCCTCTGCCGGCgtcgtgtctcctctcctccggaggcgccccgcgcgcgcgccacacGCACGAGGacccgcggtcggcgcgggcCGCCTCAGCCGGTTCGCTGGGGCCCGCGAgaggccgaggccgccgctgccgctcgctgcgcgtcgcgccgtctCTTGGCGTGGCTTCGCAAGCGCCGTTTTGCTCGTCTTCGGCcggctcgctgtcgcccttcCCTGCTTGTTCCACCGCGGCGGTCTCGTCGCGGCCGTTTCCTGAACGCGCGTGTCGCGcccgtcgcaggcgcggcgcctcgtcgccgcgaagcggcgacgacgaggggcACGAGGCCCGGCGCGCGGGAacctgcgaggaggcgccggaggaggagggcgtggcgctcgcgtgcggctgcagacggtttcagcgagacgcggagcgcagagggcgctcggcgccggcgggtaCGTCGAGGGCTGCGGACGCTTTCCCCTGGGGGGGCGAAGGCCGAACAGAGCGTGAACACGCGGagtgcgcgcgcgcaggcgccgacacTGAAGCCTCGGCTCTTCGAGACAGACTGGAGTTGTggacgcagcggcctgcagagTCGCCGGTGCGTCCaccgtccgcgccgcccgtaGACGTGTCCACGTTGGCTGCCGGCTGCTTCGTCGCTCAAGGTGTCGACTCTAAAGAGTCGAAAGAGAGCGGATGTGATCAGGaggagcgagggcgcgcaagAGCAGCATTgccccgcgcaggcgaagtcgagggcgcctgcgaggaagcACCGGGGAGGCatgcgcagggcgacgcagcgcgcgagagcaCTCGACACGGAACTGGAGAATACCGGGCCCGCGCgcgggacgccgcgcgggccttcgaCGCTCACGCGGCGGAATTCGAGCCCTACGACGGCGAAGATGATGGAAGCGATAACGCACACCTACTgaccgacggcgagagctccgaggacgacgattggggcgacgcggcgcagccggaaACAGAGCCCCTGGAATCGTTTCTCCTGTTGCGCATCACGGACTGGTCCAACCCCGGCACGCCGACGAAAAcggtggcggccgcgtctgcgtcgccctctcccgcGGGCCTGGCTTCCGCATCTGAGCCCACTGGGGGCTCTGACCCGCgagtcgcggccgccccagCTGCAGGCCCTGAACTCCCCGGAGCGTCTGCGGagggctgccgctcgcgggaGGCGCACGATGGCGCAGACCGCGACAGAGAAAAGGACGCACAGGGCgagagcgccagcgagggcgcgagctTCCTCCAGCGTGGATACGCCGAGTGGATCGCGCCAACAGGCGTGGTCCTCGGCCGCGGGCCGCACAACCCCTTGAGGGGATTTCGCAAG ATCGCGGTCACGGCGACGAACGGCTACATCAGCCGCCTGCACTGCTTGATTTTCTACGACGGctcccgcccgccgctgcagcgctggATATTGAAGGACGTGAGCACGCTGGGTACGTATATTCGGTTGAAGCCGTTCAAGCCTTGCGTGTGTCCCCTCTCGCCGAAAACCATCCTCAAAGTCGGGCAGTGCAAAGTAGAGCTCTCGctcagaggcgcggcgtctgctgcgatgccggcgccggcgccggcgcatgcggctgtCGTCCACGGGGCCGGATTTTCTTCCACCCTCAGGGGGAGCGGTCTCTTGCAGAGTGTGCCGGCTTTTCCTACTTCCCTCTCCCCgtcgtctctcgccgcctctttggcgtcttctccgttctctgcgtcgtcgtttccttcttcgctctcctcctctttcaCTGCCTTCTTCTCAGCCGCCGCCCTGGCTCCGCccggctccgcctcctccgccgtggcagcggccggcgtcgcggcagTTGCCGCTGGCGCCTTGAGCGCGGTTGCGGGAcgcacgcacgcgccggcgtcttctgccgcgtCGGGCAGCTCTGCGAATCACCAGGGCTCTCAAGATCGCGCCTcggtggcggcgcctccgtccaGCAGCTCGACGTCGTTCAGCCCCGCACAGCTCGATCATCTCCTGTCCAGAGGGTGCTTCAGTTCTCAACCAGCCTCCGCTGCTCCGGGAGGGGCGAGCGTTGGGCGCCTGACGACGGTCCACGCTGTTTCCTTGCCTCTCAGttcctttccttctcctGCGTCTCCATCTGttgtttctgcttctcttgcacactcctctctttcttcctcggTCCCCGGTGACGAGGCGAGTCGGAATCCGCGAGCGTCGTCCCTCGAGGAtctgctggcggcggacgcccgGGCCACCCCGTCTGCGTGGCTGCAGCAAACCAGgcagagcgacagcgagatctgcgcaggcggtccgcctgcgcagccagccccgccgtcgccgcccgcgccctctgtGGGTCCCGCCGTGGCGACCAGCGAGCTCGTTCCGCAGACCGCGTGTGCAGACGGGAGGGAGAGCAGCCAGTTCGCCGACGGCGGTGAAAGGCCGGTGGACGGCAGCATCTCACGTGTGGCTGAGTCCGCAGCGAACAGTCGCCTGTGGCATCCGTCCactgtcgccgcctctgcagcaacTCCTGCGCTTGTGTCGGCTgtttcgtcctccgcctcctgtcCTTTTTCCCCCGTTCTTGACCCGCGTGCGTCGGCTGcggggcagcagcaggcgacaggcgcgtcgtcgcgtctGGCTGGGTCTCCGGCGCCCGGGAGCGGCGGGGCTGTGGCGTGGACTGGCACCCGCGATGCTCCCGACGACGTGGCGAGGCCGTTGTTCAGCTCCCAGGCCCCAGGGGTCCCCCAGCCCAATGCCCGCGACGGAGCTGACTGCGGCTCTTTCTTATCTCTCGTCGTATTGCGCGACGCCCCACAGCTTCCCACgggccgagggcgcggcggagacaccggGGGCGTCCAGCATGCCGCCGAATCCCTCATGGCGTCTCAAAATTGGTGTGGAAGCGGCGGGCACGCCTGCAGCACCCATCATCACACACCCAGCGCGGGGCCTCCTCCGGAACCTGCAGTTGGACACAGCGCACCACTACacgcgcgggcctgcgcggATCACGGCTCGAATGTCGCTACCTCGttgtcgtcgccgtctcctgctGCCCTGTcacctctctcttcgcgtgcCGCCTCGATTCCCTCTGTCTCCACTGCTGCCTCCCGGTCGCCGGCACTTCAGATGCTCAGGCGCTTGGCGTTGCCGGTTCagccagcaggcggcgcgcgcgagcatCGGTCCGCGGCAGAGCGATCGCTTGGTGCTTCTGGGTCAAGTCCTGCGTATGCAGGGACCACGCCCCAAATTGTTTCCGCCGCGGGAGGAGCCCAtctgcgcggctctcccGCAGCAGCCTTCGACCCACCTGTCCCCACTTCGTTGCCTGCGCCCTCTGTGGTTCCTCCTCAGCAAGCGCTCGCGTTCCTTTCCAGGGCCTTgtccagccgcgcgcggcacggGCCACAGGGAGCGCCCGGGAAATGCCTCTCGCCACGCCCGTCAGCTGCCTGCAGCCGTTCGCGTGACTTGTCGCCCCGCGCGTGGCCCTCCGCcccggccgcgcctcctgtctcggTGTGGAGGCCCTTACCGCCTCCCCTCGAGTCTGGGCTTCACGCCGGCGGGGAGCGCCCGGTGCTGGCCCGTCCGGAGTGCCTCACGACCCCGGTgtgggcgcccgccgcggccgaaggcAGGCGGCAGTGGGCAACGGGCGGGGAGGCGTGGGCTGCGGGAGGCCCAGGGGGCGCGTGCTGCCGCGTAGGCGAGAGGGCTTGTGCATCGGCTGAGCCTATCCCAACACATCGAGGCGGGCAAAGAAGCGAATGCGCGGCGATGCCTCGGCCGGCCCCGCGGGCGGCCGGGGGTGTCGGGGCCCGCAACGAACCCGGCGAAATGGGGCGCAGAGCCCAGCCACATCGGAATGCCAGTCCCCGAATTCTCACTCTAGGAATATGCCGAAGTGCTTCGGCCGCTTGTGCGACATCCCTGGGGGGATGGTCGCCGGGCCGCTCGCGGCCCGCCGGCCCGGccgtgggcggcgcgtctcgggcgtctccgctcttcCGTGGGCCGCGTGttgcgagggcgcgggcccagaggcggcggagtcACTGGGGGGACAGTAggagcgcgcagccgccgcaggtcTCGTCAGGGGAGTCGCAGTTCTCCgtggagagcgccgcgcctgggccgccgcgcttccagGCGCTGAGCGGGTCCCACCCGCGTGACCAGGTCGACCGCTGTCTCCAGGAGCAAGTCCTGCAGCAGTGTCAGCAGCGACCGGTCACGCATGCGTCGCTGCCCCGCGTGgagtctgcggccgctccgACGTCGTCGGATTTTGTGCTGGCAGGAGGCGTGGGCGCGCCACCGGCGGGAAACGACGCAGACGGGTTCAGACTGGCGTCCGCCCCCGCTGGAGAACGCGTGCATTTCATCGGAAACGGGGTGGAGTAG
- a CDS encoding hypothetical protein (encoded by transcript BESB_065490) produces the protein MAGPDVATPSFNGAAAHPFELNMSGDCEPVDLLTSGPMDSRPDEGAVARGPSARWDPNIHVVSPEAAASAAATAQMYEEKMQEMQAQIADLWSQKEAFRRANERITRLLMQLQNQEPQAAADLNAAAADALRSARGASTHRASQESSAPHRGKSHAGLLQREGSHSGRRASSCHRGNLTERSFFQSRDNPSQSPAEVRGGRTSGPSSKTMAIPRLNLDGALPKKTEGGKRNTGRQGRPEGTKGPQEGEPENARREMTGDGGHSALGEHQPGGNDVEGLRRSGTQLHVPNLEGSRKKKDLPPLPLHNLHKPAAPKRDPQAPARQRSMSQSARGSRVSARENNSPRRTGGAGCPAVPPVSVGRRRTVQLSDGLASARSRIGGGSYTARLSLAETALRTPRRCFLDDGIACAPAATTQRAPTLAGGPASSQSSLAAGAAAQTLSTRSWAAPGGAPGGGAAALGGLEEHLAVSLRQALETLHTVEGSSRAGPADASRGAAAAAVAAAGATGGAMSCVQKPSDGYWHIMYTCVIKIRGTDFFLDVRCGDEGPMSGKLIASKERAGVFKVCVRHLLKSARDFYDSMKVLWWQPLPVVFFEGLLPVDERLRRDAEKELAKRKKNKKKNRKRKAKNTGGQPAAETPSAPPDLLSNDLNSHTGQQSCHGPTAGEKDLAEARAALGSVPSSRACSSAELLPGPCSSGSEAGSGATSRRGNADYCDWDAVSLMYIGSLDADTPVAQFKGLSAGSAGNASPKSGEECWYVSNSNAALPVCRTCRGSSSRECGASETTDRNAGEGGGHAPGCNSSSDDSDEDGRLRISPKGSLVSSDFSATMAGAFDRTCQLRLNNKLTTHELFIVRRTDREHGCFPLYHKNARRYLYAHPTNGLVGMIHASNTPTAAFAQKAVTEALMKKPASAANNDFGVTADLETYPLLASGEGASAVGSKTLTEGRVLPPSEFELVALSDLMVQQTVAQILAALPPAQSPYGSREYLDSLSMDDEDDEEDEIEKNLVEDGSRPTTVSSDDDERRNSASSLPYSGEDDRHDLLSAASSVDLPHAVSTETLLAGHARGTGEAFLGSSLRDGGDLSDDDAEGRFSREKGLHIWAVALSHVNARAQKGGSRRRSEATSESSHVWNSRRSTNPGANIDDPSSFQKRGAAGVCHQFVLSELDADTDLEEETAADRAVSGCAE, from the exons ATGGCGGGACCGGACGTCGCGACGCCGTCCTTTAACGGGGCTGCTGCGCACCCCTTCGAGTTGAATATGTCCGGAGACTGCGAGCCCGTAGATCTTTTGACCAGCGGCCCGATGGACTCCCGCCCTGACGAGGGCGCGGTCGCCCGTGGGCCGTCTGCCCGATGGGATCCAAACATACATGTGGTTTCaccagaggcagcggcctcggctgccGCTACAGCGCAGATGTATGAAGAGAAAATGCAGGAAATGCAG GCTCAGATTGCCGACTTGTGGAGCCAGAAGGAAGCCTTCAGACGTGCAAACGAACGCATCACGCGCCTCCTGATGCAACTTCAAAACCAGGAACCGCAAGCGGCTGCGGACCTgaacgctgctgcggcggacgctcTCCGGTCAGCTCGCGGTGCGTCAACTCACCGGGCTTCCCAAGAAAGCTCCGCTCCGCATCGGGGGAAGAGTCACGCTGGCTTGCTGCAACGAGAAGGCAGTCACTCAGGTCGCAGAGCGAGCTCCTGCCACCGTGGTAATCTAACGGAGCGATCTTTTTTTCAGTCGAGAGACAATCCTAGCCAGTCTCCAGCGGAAGTGCGGGGCGGACGCACCTCAGGCCCGTCCTCGAAGACGATGGCAATTCCGCGGTTGAACTTGGACGGGGCGCTTCCAAAGAAGACCGAGGGTGGGAAAAGAAACACAGGGAGACAAGGACGCCCTGAAGGCACAAAAGGGCCTCAAGAGGGTGAACCAGAAAACGCTCGACGGGAAATGACGGGCGACGGGGGCCACAGTGCGCTCGGCGAGCATCAACCAGGCGGAAACGACGTGGAGGGACTCCGCAGATCCGGGACGCAGCTACACGTCCCTAACCTGGAGGGCTCTAGAAAGAAAAAGGACCTCCCCCCGTTGCCCCTTCATAACCTGCACAAACCCGCAGCACCCAAACGGGATCCTCAGGCtcctgcgaggcagcggagcaTGTCGCAGAGCGCCCGTGGCTCAAGAGTGTCTGCTAGGGAGAATAACTCTCCTCGAAGAACCGGGGGTGCGGGGTGTCCAGCAGTTCCACCCGTGTCcgtcggccgccgtcgcacgGTTCAGTTGAGTGACGGACTAGCATCCGCGCGCTCTCGCATTGGAGGCGGGTCGTATACAGCCCGACTGTCCCTGGCGGAGACTGCCCTCCGCACGCCTCGTCGATGCTTCCTGGATGACGGCATAGCGTGCGCACCCGCGGCCACCACacagagggcgccgacgctgGCTGGAGGACCGGCGTCTTCACAgtcttcgctcgccgccggcgctgctgcgcagacgctgaGCACTCGAAGCTGGGCTGCACCAGGAGGGGCCCCTgggggaggcgctgcggcgctcgggGGACTTGAAGAACATCTCGCAGTCTCCTTGCGGCAAGCCCTTGAGACCTTGCACACAGTGGAGGGGAGCAGCCGAGCAGGCCCCGCTGACGCTTCGCGCggtgctgcggctgcggcggtggctgcagcaggagcgACCGGAGGGGCAATGAGTTGCGTACAGAAACCATCCGACGGCTACTGGCACATTATGTACACGTGCGTCATCAAGATTCGGGGCACGGACTTCTTTCTGGATGTGCGCTGTGGAGACGAAGGCCCCATGTCTGGCAAGCTTATCGCCAGTAAAGAACGAGCAG GAGTTTTCAAAGTGTGCGTGCGCCACCTTCTCAAGTCGGCGCGAGATTTCTACGACTCCATGAAGGTTCTTTGGTGGCAGCCGCTGCCCGTCGTTTTTTTCGAGGGATTGCTTCCTGTGGAtgagcgtctccgccgagACGCTGAGAAGGAACTGGCCAAGCGCAAAAAGAACAAGAAGAAGAATCGCAAGAGAAAAGCTAAAAACACTGGTGGCCAACCTGCGGCTGAAACGCCATCGGCTCCGCCTGACCTCCTTTCCAACGATTTGAATTCGCACACTGGTCAACAGAGCTGTCACGGTCCAACAGCTGGCGAGAAAGACCTCGCAGAAGCACGCGCAGCACTTGGCAGCGTTCcatcgtcgcgcgcgtgttCGTCGGCCGAACTGCTTCCTGGACCATGTTCCAGCGGGAGTGAAGCGGGGTCGGGGGCAACGAGCAGGCGTGGAAATGCGGACTATTGCGACTGGGATGCGGTTTCGCTCATGTACATAGGCAGCCTTGACGCGGATACACCTGTTGCTCAATTTAAGGGACTTTCAGCCGGATCCGCCGGCAATGCATCGCCCAAGAGCGGCGAGGAATGCTGGTATGTCAGCAACAGCAACGCGGCTCTGCCAGTGTGCCGGACATGCCGCGGCAGCTCATCAAGAGAGTGTGGAGCAAGCGAGACGACAGACCGGAACGCAGGCGAAGGTGGAGGACATGCACCTGGTTGCAACTCGAGTAGTGATGACAGCGACGAGGATGGACGACTCCGCATCTCACCCAAGGGCTCGCTGGTTTCCTCGGATTTCTCGGCTACAATGGCGGGAGCGTTCGATCGGACGTGTCAACTACGCCTGAACAACAAGCTGACGACGCACGAGCTTTTCATCGTCAGACGAACAGACCGCGAGCACGGCTGTTTCCCTCTCTACCACAAAAATGCCAGACGGTATCTCTACGCGCATCCCACAAACGGCCTGGTGGGAATGATTCACGCCAGCAATACCCCAACTGCTGCCTTCGCACAGAAAGCGGTCACGGAGGCCCTGATGAAGAAGCCAGCGAGTGCGGCAAATAACGATTTCGGCGTCACCGCCGACTTAGAGACGTACCCGCTTCTAGCGTCTGGCGAAGGGGCGTCTGCCGTGGGCAGCAAGACGTTGACGGAGGGCCGTGTCCTCCCGCCGTCTGAATTCGAACTGGTCGCGCTTTCGGACCTTATGGTGCAGCAGACGGTGGCGCAGATTCTGGCTGCTCTCCCGCCTGCGCAGTCCCCTTACGGTAGCCGCGAGTACCTCGACTCGCTTTCAATGGATGATGAGgatgacgaagaagacgaaattGAGAAGAACCTTGTCGAGGACGGCTCGCGCCCGACGACTGTCAGtagcgacgacgacgaacgCCGTaacagcgcctcctcgcttccATACAGTGGGGAGGACGACCGCCACGacctcctctctgcggcctcaTCCGTCGATCTGCCGCACGCGGTTTCTACGGAGACGCTGCTGGCTGGCCACGCGCGCGGGACGGGCGAGGCATTCTTGGGATCCTCTTTGAGGGACGGCGGAGACTTGTCTGACGATGACGCTGAAGGCCGATTCTCCAGAGAAAAGGGGCTGCACATTTGGGCTGTGGCACTCTCGCACGTGAACGCTAGGGCTCAGAAAGGTGGTTcccgccggcggagcgaggcCACTTCTGAATCCAGCCATGTGTGGAATTCCCGAAGGAGCACGAACCCTGGCGCGAACATCGATGACCCCTCGTCATTTCAAAAACGAGGTGCCGCCGGGGTGTGCCATCAGTTTGTCCTGTCGGAGTTGGACGCAGATACGGATCTCGaggaagagacagcggcggatcgcgccgtctccggctGTGCGGAGTGA